In the genome of Primulina tabacum isolate GXHZ01 chromosome 13, ASM2559414v2, whole genome shotgun sequence, the window aaaattcattgtcTCAAATATCTGCTTTCGTGAGAGAGAAACCTCAACTTCTTTGAAATATTAACTTTGATCATCACcataattaaacaaaaatgtcttttctttacctaatttaattataaaaattagaaGGCTGTATCTATTGACTATTCtatacttttaaatattttcaacgaatttttttaaattacgtACTTTTTTGTagatttcatatatttttattgacttttatagaatctcataaaattgtaaaaaaatttcatagaCTATTATAAACctttttttttcaagatttttgtaaaattttgtaatttttttcataGAATTGTGTGAATCTggtaatttatattatttatttttattaatttttttacataATTATTGGAGATATGTAAcatcttcaattttaaattatttttttgatgtATGAATATAAatgtaaataaatttaatttgtgaaaaacgaaaaatgaactatccaatttataaaaatcaaaattttaattttttatgtcaaaattcaacatattaatgaataatattttataaattcgtaataatattttattaaaggatcaaaataatgaaaaaaattctaaGCATTATtgacaatttgatcaacatcgCTCCACATTCCATTGACTATGGTATCCCTCAATATATAGcatttgctcgttgttgttcttgagtatcaaataactgatcaaagttGACATCTTCATAAACTTGTGTTGATGAAGATAATTGAGTTTCATTATCtggttcaatttgaaattcatcaaatcGATACTTCTTTCGAAGAAAATTGTGTAATCCAGTACAAGCCAATACAAGCTCTATTTGGGTCGTATATGGAAATAGAATATTCATCTTGAATATTTTAAACCGTGATTTAAATATACCAAATGTCAACTCAATAGCTTTTCTCAAAGAAGCATGGCGAAGATTGAACAACTCTTTAGCATTTTCAGAGTGACGACAATGACCTATAAATTTTTGAAGATTATAATATATATCTCGAAAAAAGCCAAAAATTGACGTCAATTTAGATATCCTGCATCTTCACGTGCAAGAATTTAGAGTTATAATCAAAATTAAGCTataaattaactaaaattatagaaaataattaaacattaaattttatataataatcaataaaaaaataaattttacttattaaaaataactattatttttaatttatatgttaataaaatattataaattttttattatgtagtttaataatttttttaaattttaataaatataattttaaattttatgatgTCTTGTGACTGGaacttcaaaaataaaatgataattttgattttaaactaTTGTTAGCAATAAAAAGTATGTTTttaaaagtacaaataaaagaaaaaataaatagatgtgaaaaaaaatgaaaattttattgagTATGTGAGTTTAGGAGATTTCTCAATTAAATGTACATCCAAATCTTTAGGTTTAATCAAgttttttgacattttattgttgtaccTTATGCTATAATTATTGTACTTAATACAGTTCCATTGAGTTAttttgtagagtttttaaaagtctagTTTGAATATCACatgacttttaaaattttacaaaaatttacataaaaaaccattaaacttttataaaataaataaaagtctaatttaaatacatctaaaattttaaatttcataaaaatcattaaaaatttaGAACCAATACACCCTTTACTGTAACaatatattttgataaattttaaaaataattaaatgaaatatcAATCATAAGAGCACCCGCATTCACGCTATCCACTCATTCATCTTATTCttactttaaattaaataaattcaatttcaaattttttaagaaatttaaattattattattttatattaataataatatgtttttatatatttagtacgtaaaataatttaattttacgagtgttacttatttaaaattaaaaatttattataaacctaaaataaaacggtacaacatataataatacttgcataaaaataaaagaaaataaattaaacttaagagaagatgcaaaatACTAATTCAAGGattgttgttgtattgtgaTCAAATATGTTCAAATAAATCGGCACGAAGTTGGTGATGCACATAAGTGTCACGTATTTCGGAATTTGTTCGGAGATATTCATGAAATCCTCGCAGCATCGTCCCTTTGCTGAAAATACGGTGAACGATCCTCAAGTGCATTCACTATTCGAAAGAATAACTCTCTTCGCATACGAAATCGTCTTCGAAATATTTGATCTGGATACACCGGGTTTGTGGAAATCCGTCGCAAATAGCGGCGGTTTTTTCAAAACCGTtgttaaatgtccaattttattaaaaaataaccGAACAGAGAGGcgttcataaaatataaaatatcattaaaataattcaaaacacgtGGGGCCCGCATGTCAGCAAATCAGCGACGATTTTTAattgtccaattttttttaaaaaataaactgacACATGGGCGTTCAATTCTAAGAATTGAACGTCCCATATATATCCTCTTTTTTGTGAGTGAGCGTTAAACGAGTGATATCATTTAACGTGCCATTCTGAGTGCCCGGTGCCCTAAGAAATAAAGtaaagattttttaaaaattaattaatgcgaaTGATTCATTGCATAGTAGTTGTATTTATATAAAGACACATACTAAATTCTAGAATCAGACCAGAGGAAAAAATGTCAGAAAAATTAATAGAACTGGTGTTTATCCCTTTCCCTTCGCTAAGCCATCTTGCAGCTTTGGTAAAGCTAGCAAAGCTCTTGACTGACACAGATCGACGCCTTTCAGTCACTATCCTCATCTTCAAGACACCGATTGACACCAAAATCGATTCTTTCACCAATAACTATAGCCACTATCGCGTCCGGTTCGTGCAAATCATCCCCCACGATGAATCCAGGATCCTGGAGGTGATGAAATCGCCCAATACCTTCATGTTCCAATTCATAGGAAGCCAGAAGAAAGCTGCCATGGACGCTGTGACGGAGATTATGAAGGATCCGACGAGAATCGTTGCTGGGTTTGTGATGGACATGTTCTGCACCGCCATGATCGAGGTGGCGGATGAGTTTCGTGTCCCGAGTTACATTTGCTTCACTTGCGGCGCTGCTGTGTTGGGTCTCTTGCTTCATTTTCAGCGACTTAACGACGAATTTGGCTCCGGATATGTGGCAGCCCATTACAAGGGTTCGGATTCTGAGGTATCGATTCCAACATATGTTAATCCTTATCCGGCCAGTGTCTTACCCTCTATTGTGTTTGAAAAAGACTTAGGGATATTGGATCATTTGAAGAGGTTCAGGGACTGTAAAGGGATTGTGATAAACACGTTTGTTGAATTGGAATCACACGCAGTAAAGTCCCTTTTGGCAGATGTAAACGTCCCAAACATTTTCCCGATTGGCCCCATGATTCAGGAAGCAAGTGGAGAAGAACAAAGGAAAGGGCAAGGCGAGATCCTGAAATGGCTAGACCAGCAACCAGATTCTTCGGTCGTTTATCTTTGCTTCGGCACCGACGGATGTTTCGACAGCGAACAAGTGAAAGAGATCGCTACTGGGCTCGAAAATAGTGGACACAGGTTTTTATGGTCCCTTAGGAAGCCTGCTCCTGAGGGAAAGTTTGAGATGGCCGGGGTATATGAAGACCCTGAGGAAGTACTGCCAGAGGGATTCTTGCAGCGCACATCTGGAGTCGGGAAAGTGATCGGGTGGGCACCGCAGATGGCGGTGCTATACCATTGCTCCGTGGGAGGCTTCGTTTCGCACTGCGGATGGAACTCGACTTTGGAAAGTGTTTGGTGCGGAGTGCCGCTGGCTGTATGGCCGCTTTTTGCAGAACAGCAAGCTAATGCATTCCAGTTCGTTAAAGAGTTTGGAATGGCGGTTGACATCAAGATGGACTACAGGAAGAATTGTGGTGTTATTGTGGGGGCAGAGAAGATCGAAAGGGCCATTCGAGAGTTGATGGATATGGACAACGAGATCCGAGTTAAGGTTAAAGCTATGACGGATATGAGTAGGGTCACCTACGAGGAAGGCGGCTCGTCCCAAGATTTCTTGGGACGTCTGGTTCAAGATTTTGTTGGGACGGTGTCTTGATGCTGCCACTGAACCGGCTGGCTCCATGACTTTGAGTTACATGGCAGGTTATCTTCGAAATTTAACAGCCTGCGGACTAAAGTTCAACGTTTGATTTGAATGTACGAAATCTTACTTTTCGAGAAAGCATCAAGACGAATGTGATTTGTGGGTTCTTTTTTGTGTCTATTTCAGGGAGAAACTAAAAAGTGTTCTTGTTTCAAATAGGGCCGGTTGGcaacaaaaattatttgaacTTTAAAGATTATCACGAGTAAcataaatcatttgaaatattgaacctTACAATTTTAGATGCGGATGACATCCGATCATCCAATAAGCAtcgacaaaaatttgtgtgagacggtatcgtaagtcgtattttgtgagacggatcagatcattcatgaaaaagtattattttttatgttaagagtattattttttattgtgaatatcggtaaggttgatacgttttacagataaagattcgtgaaatcatctcacaagagacttactcacaAGTATTGTCGTGTAAAACTTTTGGTAAATTGATCACGAATATATCTTTTTTGAGACGGtattacgaatctttatctgtgagacgggtcaatctactgatattcaaaataaaaagtaatactcttagcataaaaagtaataaatttttcattgatggctcaaataagatatctgtcttacaaaatatgaTTCGTGAGAttgtttcacacaaatttttgtcattgaTAAAAGGAGATCGAAGATTACTCAAAGTTACATTTATATCTCCGAATAAGATTTTTTCCTCGGCCGGTTGAGTATCTTCAAGTCAACAGTAGAATAAATTTgttataaaaattttgagacaatgttatatattgtttagttaaaaaaatcatgaaagACTGATCAGACTGTACCGTTTTGAACCATACACGTGGTTTACCAAAACTAATTATattatagaaaaatattttgtaacgtacgatattaaaaaaaatattatttttccatATCCGAAAAGTTACTTCTTTTAAAAATTACTAACAATAAAGCATCAAACTAAAAAATCAGCTATTTTACctaaattttgttaaaaaagTTGCGGTTGAATATTGAAGTAATCATGAAACAAAATAAGGATGaagtataataataataataaaaatttatgagatagAATCTCATGTTTGATTCATTCgactaaaaaaatttttttttttttatgaaagatattatttttcactAGACTTAGTCTAATACACCCCTTACAATAGAGAACTTTTTAGCAGCTTTTTGGTAAGAATCTCTCTACCTTGTCTCTAATACACCACCAATCAAGCATGCTTTCAAAAAGAGTTGTAATTTTCCCATTGATTGAaccttttttctttcttttttgttattttattgaattgatGGGAAGTTTTCCCGATTCTGAGTGCTCGTCTTTTCGTCTTCAAGGTTCGTCCCCAGCTTGGGATTTATTCCTCTGCTTGGATGCTAACATTGTTGGCTGTAATCTGAAGGACAGTGACATGTTAATGTAATAAAAATGTTAGATTTGCATCGGGATGTAGATTCTGTCTACATACTTACCGTATGAAAAGGAGTTGAACATATTTTCTGCAATCTACTCTTTTGCATTTGTTATAGCCTGTAGGACTTCTGTTTTTGGCTCTCTGTTTGAGTTGGActgtaattattattatatattaatccATCCCTAATCATTTCTGTTTTTTAAGTACCATAGAAGGATAAGCACTTTTAACTCATCAAGTTTTATGTCATAGTTGTATTGGCACAGTTTCTATGGCTCCCCTGCGTACTTGACACACTTTCAAGTATGTGTATTCAATAGTCTTACTAATGtgatttgcttttctttcccTGCAATAATGTTGAAAAAAGTATGGGAACCATCATTTTCAGATATTAggagattttattgttgtaaaAGAATTTCATCCTAAATGATAATTCCTTGGAGCCAGCCAACTTAAGTTGCAGGGATTTTAATATCATGATTCTATCTTATGCAGCTTGCCGGTGGTACTGCATCAATGCAACAGTTGAAAGAACGTCTTGAGAAAGACCTGTTGGAGGTGATTTTTTCTATATGCACATACATTACTtgttttgattaaatattacTTGTTCTATTTGTTTGTGGTTACCGAAGAGCTATGCTTTTTATAGGAGGCAGGAAGGTGGTAAGCATATCCTTGTTGAGGATTATACTAGTCTTTGATCAGCAGTTGCTTAGTTTGGTTGCCTGTTGGTTTTATATTTGCTATATGTGTTAGCACAACATCTACTTGTTTATTCACTTACCCTTTAAAATTTGTAAAGATCAAGATCATGTATCGACTCTCTGTAGTGATGTAGGGATAAGCTTGATACAGTGGAATTTTACTGCATCAGTGATGGATTTGAATAAGCATTTCAACCTCATAGTACTGTGCGAATGAGTTGATTTCAATTTATTGACATTTAAATTTACTCAATTTATTGACATTTTATTTCACGATA includes:
- the LOC142522924 gene encoding anthocyanidin 3-O-glucosyltransferase 2-like, encoding MSEKLIELVFIPFPSLSHLAALVKLAKLLTDTDRRLSVTILIFKTPIDTKIDSFTNNYSHYRVRFVQIIPHDESRILEVMKSPNTFMFQFIGSQKKAAMDAVTEIMKDPTRIVAGFVMDMFCTAMIEVADEFRVPSYICFTCGAAVLGLLLHFQRLNDEFGSGYVAAHYKGSDSEVSIPTYVNPYPASVLPSIVFEKDLGILDHLKRFRDCKGIVINTFVELESHAVKSLLADVNVPNIFPIGPMIQEASGEEQRKGQGEILKWLDQQPDSSVVYLCFGTDGCFDSEQVKEIATGLENSGHRFLWSLRKPAPEGKFEMAGVYEDPEEVLPEGFLQRTSGVGKVIGWAPQMAVLYHCSVGGFVSHCGWNSTLESVWCGVPLAVWPLFAEQQANAFQFVKEFGMAVDIKMDYRKNCGVIVGAEKIERAIRELMDMDNEIRVKVKAMTDMSRVTYEEGGSSQDFLGRLVQDFVGTVS